In Fundulus heteroclitus isolate FHET01 chromosome 17, MU-UCD_Fhet_4.1, whole genome shotgun sequence, the following are encoded in one genomic region:
- the mdm2 gene encoding E3 ubiquitin-protein ligase Mdm2 isoform X1 — MSADGAFATDPTNENKLVRPKVEFCSLLQHAGATKDVFTMKEVMFYLGQYIMKKQLYDQKQQHIVHCAQDALGRVLGVDSFSVKEPRVLFSMISKNLVTVTSQASTDWSEALDSQTDGGTEGGATESRSSSTDQRRRRGRRRRRSCRSSSSEPGPSHSPEGEDSEEDSAEESDDSRKRRRSDSYSLTFDDSLSWCVIGGLGSGRDQLSSQSSDSHSTSGRSEVTIAATDSDSDNFSVEFEVESIDSDDYNEDDASLSGDDQVYEVTIFEAQEDDSFDEDTEISEAVSRTPERRLGDAQTAFLMPPCGISPQDYWRCSKCDELNPPLPRNCLRCWMLRQDWLPIDPKALPTKPTGQSAAKEAPGSDVEGVDVPDGKRAKTPVSSQGLSDCSATNSQELLCSSQPSSSQEFWTPESQPSSSSSLGDSQELLPSSLPQLERSVSAESRLPDSCLDPCLICQSRPKNGCIVHGRTGHLMCCYVCARKLKKRNKRCPVCRLPIQSVVLTYLC, encoded by the exons ATGTCGGCTGACGGGGCGTTCGCCACAGACCCAACCAATGAAAACAAACTG GTAAGACCGAAGGTAGAGTTCTGTTCTTTGCTGCAACACGCCGGCGCCACCAAAGATGTCTTCACCATGAAGGAG GTGATGTTCTACCTGGGCCAGTACATCATGAAGAAGCAACTGTACGACCAGAAGCAGCAGCACATCGTCCACTGCGCTCAGGACGCTCTGGGCCGGGTGCTGGGAGTCGACAGCTTCTCCGTGAAAGAACCGCG GGTTTTGTTCTCAATGATCTCCAAGAACCTGGTGACCGTGACGAGTCAAG cgtcaACAGACTGGAGCGAAGCTCTGGACAGCCAGACGGACGGCGGGACGGAG GGAGGAGCGACAGAGAGCCGCTCCTCATCCACAGACCAGAGGAGACGGcggggcaggaggaggaggaggagctgcaggagcagcagcagcgagccAG GACCCTCCCACAGCCCGGAGGGAGAGGACAGCGAGGAGGACTCGGCGGAGGAGTCGGACGACAGCAGGAAGAGGAGGCGGTCCGACAGCTACTCGCTCACCTTTGATGACAGCCTGTCCTGGTGCGTGATTGGTGGATTGGGGAGTGGGCGGGACCAGCTCAGCAGCCAGTCGTCGGACTCTCACAGCACG TCCgggaggtcagaggtcacgATCGCAGCCACGGACTCAGACAGCGACAACTTCAGCGTGGAGTTTGAGGTGGAGTCCATCGATTCTGACGATTATAACGAGGACGACGCGTCTCTGTCTGGAGATGATCAG GTGTACGAGGTGACCATCTTCGAGGCGCAGGAGGACGACTCGTTCGACGAGGACACGGAGATCTCGGAGGCCGTGAGTAGAACCCCAGAACGGCGTCTGGGAGACGCGCAGACGGCGTTCCTCATGCCGCCGTGTGGGATCTCCCCGCAGGATTACTGGCGCTGCTCCAAGTGTGACGAGCTCAACCCGCCTCTGCCCAGAAACTGTCTGCGCTGCTGGATGCTGCGCCAGGATTGGCTGCCCATCGACCCTAAAGCCCTGCCCACAAAGCCCACCGGCCAATCAGCTGCCAAGGAAGCTCCAG GTTCGGACGTGGAAGGAGTCGACGTTCCCGATGGAAAACGAGCAAAAACTCCAGTCAGCTCCCAGGGTCTGTCGGACTGCTCAGCCACAAACTCCCAGGAactcctctgctcctcccagCCTTCCTCCTCCCAGGAGTTCTGGACCCCCGAGTCccagccctcctcctcctcctccctgggCGACTCCCAGGAGCTCCTCCCGTCGTCTCTCCCCCAGCTGGAGCGCAGCGTGTCGGCCGAGTCCCGGCTGCCGGACTCGTGCCTGGACCCCTGCCTCATCTGTCAGTCGCGGCCGAAGAACGGCTGCATCGTCCACGGACGGACCGGACACCTGATGTGCTGCTACGTCTGCGCCAGGAAGCTGAAGAAGAGGAACAAGCGGTGTCCCGTGTGCCGGCTGCCCATCCAGTCGGTGGTCCTCACCTACCTCtgctga
- the mdm2 gene encoding E3 ubiquitin-protein ligase Mdm2 isoform X2 yields the protein MSADGAFATDPTNENKLVRPKVEFCSLLQHAGATKDVFTMKEVMFYLGQYIMKKQLYDQKQQHIVHCAQDALGRVLGVDSFSVKEPRVLFSMISKNLVTVTSQASTDWSEALDSQTDGGTEGGATESRSSSTDQRRRRGRRRRRSCRSSSSEPGPSHSPEGEDSEEDSAEESDDSRKRRRSDSYSLTFDDSLSWCVIGGLGSGRDQLSSQSSDSHSTSGRSEVTIAATDSDSDNFSVEFEVESIDSDDYNEDDASLSGDDQVYEVTIFEAQEDDSFDEDTEISEADYWRCSKCDELNPPLPRNCLRCWMLRQDWLPIDPKALPTKPTGQSAAKEAPGSDVEGVDVPDGKRAKTPVSSQGLSDCSATNSQELLCSSQPSSSQEFWTPESQPSSSSSLGDSQELLPSSLPQLERSVSAESRLPDSCLDPCLICQSRPKNGCIVHGRTGHLMCCYVCARKLKKRNKRCPVCRLPIQSVVLTYLC from the exons ATGTCGGCTGACGGGGCGTTCGCCACAGACCCAACCAATGAAAACAAACTG GTAAGACCGAAGGTAGAGTTCTGTTCTTTGCTGCAACACGCCGGCGCCACCAAAGATGTCTTCACCATGAAGGAG GTGATGTTCTACCTGGGCCAGTACATCATGAAGAAGCAACTGTACGACCAGAAGCAGCAGCACATCGTCCACTGCGCTCAGGACGCTCTGGGCCGGGTGCTGGGAGTCGACAGCTTCTCCGTGAAAGAACCGCG GGTTTTGTTCTCAATGATCTCCAAGAACCTGGTGACCGTGACGAGTCAAG cgtcaACAGACTGGAGCGAAGCTCTGGACAGCCAGACGGACGGCGGGACGGAG GGAGGAGCGACAGAGAGCCGCTCCTCATCCACAGACCAGAGGAGACGGcggggcaggaggaggaggaggagctgcaggagcagcagcagcgagccAG GACCCTCCCACAGCCCGGAGGGAGAGGACAGCGAGGAGGACTCGGCGGAGGAGTCGGACGACAGCAGGAAGAGGAGGCGGTCCGACAGCTACTCGCTCACCTTTGATGACAGCCTGTCCTGGTGCGTGATTGGTGGATTGGGGAGTGGGCGGGACCAGCTCAGCAGCCAGTCGTCGGACTCTCACAGCACG TCCgggaggtcagaggtcacgATCGCAGCCACGGACTCAGACAGCGACAACTTCAGCGTGGAGTTTGAGGTGGAGTCCATCGATTCTGACGATTATAACGAGGACGACGCGTCTCTGTCTGGAGATGATCAG GTGTACGAGGTGACCATCTTCGAGGCGCAGGAGGACGACTCGTTCGACGAGGACACGGAGATCTCGGAGGCC GATTACTGGCGCTGCTCCAAGTGTGACGAGCTCAACCCGCCTCTGCCCAGAAACTGTCTGCGCTGCTGGATGCTGCGCCAGGATTGGCTGCCCATCGACCCTAAAGCCCTGCCCACAAAGCCCACCGGCCAATCAGCTGCCAAGGAAGCTCCAG GTTCGGACGTGGAAGGAGTCGACGTTCCCGATGGAAAACGAGCAAAAACTCCAGTCAGCTCCCAGGGTCTGTCGGACTGCTCAGCCACAAACTCCCAGGAactcctctgctcctcccagCCTTCCTCCTCCCAGGAGTTCTGGACCCCCGAGTCccagccctcctcctcctcctccctgggCGACTCCCAGGAGCTCCTCCCGTCGTCTCTCCCCCAGCTGGAGCGCAGCGTGTCGGCCGAGTCCCGGCTGCCGGACTCGTGCCTGGACCCCTGCCTCATCTGTCAGTCGCGGCCGAAGAACGGCTGCATCGTCCACGGACGGACCGGACACCTGATGTGCTGCTACGTCTGCGCCAGGAAGCTGAAGAAGAGGAACAAGCGGTGTCCCGTGTGCCGGCTGCCCATCCAGTCGGTGGTCCTCACCTACCTCtgctga